The nucleotide sequence CGACGCGGACATCGCGCCGCTCAAGGAGAAGGGCGTGGCGGAGATCTTCACGCCGGGCGCGACCACCTCGTCCATCGTCGACTGGGTGAACGCGAACGTGCGCGTGGCCGCGTAAGCCGTTCCGGTCATCCTCCCGGTCCGCCCGCGAAGGGCCCTCCCCCTGCGGGAGGGCCCTTCGCCGGTTCAGGCTCCGATGAGCTCGGCGCGCATCGCCGCACGCAGCCGCAGCGTGGACACCAGACGCTGGAAGGCCTCCGACCAATAGCCGCCCGCACCGGGGGAGATGTCGTCGGCCTCGTCCGGACGGGCCGTCAGGGACTCCAGCTGCCGGGCCGCCTCCGGAGCGAGGCAGCGCTCCGCCAGCCCCATCACCCCGCTGAAGCTCCAGGGGTAACTGCCCGCCTCCCGCGCGATGTCGAGGGCGTCGATCACCGCACCGCCGAGCGGCTCCGCCCACGGCACCTCGCAGACGCCGAGCAGCTGGAAGGCCTCCGACAGGCCGTGGGCCGCGATGAACGAGGCGACCCAGCCCGCCCGTTCCTCCGGGGAGAGCGTCGACAGGAGCTGGGCCCGCTCGGCCAGCGACGAGGTGCCGGGACCCGTCGCGGGCGGGACCGCAGGGGAGCCGAGCAGCGCGCGCGACCAGGCCGCGTCCCGCTGGCGCACGGCCGCCCGGCACCAGGCCGCGTGCAGTTCGGCCTGCCAGTCGTCGGCGACCGGAAGGGCCACGATCTCCTCGGGGCCACGGCCCCCGAACCGGGGCGGCCAGCACGACAGCGGCGCCGCCTCGACGAGCTGGCCCAGCCACCAGGACCGCTCGCCGCGCCCCGCCGGTGGCGTCGCCACGAGACCGTCCCGCTGCATGGCCGAGTCGCACTCGTGCGGCGCCTCCACGACGACGGTCGGCGTGGACGCCGTCCGGTCGAGGCCGACACAGGTCACCGCCCGGCCCGCCATCCGGCCCGCGAGCGCCGAGTCGGGCAGCGCGGACAGCAGTTCGGCGGCGGTGGCGCGGACGTTCCGGCTGCGGTCGGCGAGCGCCTCTTCGAGGAACTCCTCGTCCGCGCCGGAGAGTCCGGTGCGCAGGGAGTCCAGGAACATCAGCCGGTCCTCCGCCCGCTCCACCGCCCAGGTGGAAGCGAGGAGGGCCAGACCGGCCGCCGGATCACCGGTCCGTACGGCGCCGAGCAGGGCGACCCGCTCGGCGAACAGGCCCTCGTCCCAGAGGGCCCGCACGGCCTCCTCGTCGCCGGTGTCCGGGAGGGAGCCGCCCGCGCCCGCTCCCCGGAGCGCGAACCTCCACTCCGGGTTCAGCCCGGCCAGCCACAGACCGCGCGGCCCGGCGAGCCGGAGCGCCTGGGGCCGGAGGTCCGTGCGCGCCCGGGCCGCGTCGAGCAGGGCGGGCAGGGTGGCGGCCGGGGCCTTGTAGCCGCGCTCGTTGGCGAGCGCCAGCCACTGCGGCAGCAGTTCGGCGAGGTCGGGGGCCGCGCCGCGCCGCCCGGCGGGCGAGGGCGCGGCCCGGCCGGCGAGGAGCTGTTCCAGCCTCCGCCGGGCGTCCCTGGGCAGCGGCGCCCGCGGGTCCTCGGGGGCGGGCGCCGGCGGGGGCGCGGCGGGCCCGGGACGCAGCCCCGCCCTGCGCCGTACGGTGTGGAGCGCGGCGGCGTCGAGCAGCGCCCCCGGTATCTCCGCGCCGGGTACTCCGGCGAGCAGGCCGGGCGCCCGCCGGTCCGTCCCGAGCAGGGCCGAGGTGACGAGCTGCTCCCAGACGTCGTCGGGGGAGACGGCCCGGCTGCCGTCCGGCTGGTCGTTCCGGCCCTGGTTCGGGGCGGCTTCGTCGTTCGCGGGGCCTTCGCCGTGAGCGGGGCCGTCGGCCGCGGTGGCGGCGGTCGCGGTGGTGGTGGCGGTGGTGGTCGCGTCGG is from Streptomyces venezuelae ATCC 10712 and encodes:
- a CDS encoding DUF5691 domain-containing protein is translated as MNPTPASSTDTAPAPRAATEPTAPPVTTTAPTPTTPAAPAAPTTADATTTATTTATAATAADGPAHGEGPANDEAAPNQGRNDQPDGSRAVSPDDVWEQLVTSALLGTDRRAPGLLAGVPGAEIPGALLDAAALHTVRRRAGLRPGPAAPPPAPAPEDPRAPLPRDARRRLEQLLAGRAAPSPAGRRGAAPDLAELLPQWLALANERGYKAPAATLPALLDAARARTDLRPQALRLAGPRGLWLAGLNPEWRFALRGAGAGGSLPDTGDEEAVRALWDEGLFAERVALLGAVRTGDPAAGLALLASTWAVERAEDRLMFLDSLRTGLSGADEEFLEEALADRSRNVRATAAELLSALPDSALAGRMAGRAVTCVGLDRTASTPTVVVEAPHECDSAMQRDGLVATPPAGRGERSWWLGQLVEAAPLSCWPPRFGGRGPEEIVALPVADDWQAELHAAWCRAAVRQRDAAWSRALLGSPAVPPATGPGTSSLAERAQLLSTLSPEERAGWVASFIAAHGLSEAFQLLGVCEVPWAEPLGGAVIDALDIAREAGSYPWSFSGVMGLAERCLAPEAARQLESLTARPDEADDISPGAGGYWSEAFQRLVSTLRLRAAMRAELIGA